A genomic region of Streptomyces sp. NBC_00247 contains the following coding sequences:
- a CDS encoding EF-hand domain-containing protein has product MADIESARKAFEHFDQNGDGLITAAEYKSAMARLGDPFVTETVAQAIINSHDANGDGLLTFDEFWASQNKA; this is encoded by the coding sequence GTGGCGGACATCGAGTCGGCACGCAAGGCGTTCGAGCATTTCGACCAGAACGGCGACGGTCTCATCACGGCCGCCGAGTACAAGAGCGCCATGGCCCGGCTGGGCGACCCGTTCGTCACCGAGACCGTCGCCCAGGCGATCATCAACTCCCACGACGCCAACGGCGACGGCCTGCTCACCTTCGACGAGTTCTGGGCCTCGCAGAACAAGGCCTGA
- a CDS encoding alpha/beta fold hydrolase has protein sequence MPNVVVSPEVSIAYESFGDPGDPPVLLVMGLGAQMLAWHEDFCRALAHRGRYVIRYDNRDCGLSTRFDDHPVDTGEFIATVSSGDIPAALAMVPYRLRDMADDGLGLLTALGIGRAHVVGASMGGMIAQTMALSSPERVLTLTSMMSSTGESEYGRSTPEAQAVVSAPKPADREGYVTAAERELVWASKRYGDAAALRELAAASYDRSYYPAGIGRQLGAMVLGGSRADALRELRVPTLVIHGLDDTLIAPSGGQRTAELVPGAELLLLPDMGHDRPRELWPKLIDAVVSHTG, from the coding sequence ATGCCGAATGTTGTCGTGTCTCCCGAGGTCTCCATCGCGTACGAGAGCTTCGGCGACCCCGGGGACCCACCCGTCCTGCTCGTGATGGGTCTCGGTGCGCAGATGCTCGCCTGGCACGAGGACTTCTGCCGGGCTCTGGCACACCGCGGCCGGTACGTGATCCGGTACGACAACCGCGACTGCGGGCTGTCCACCAGGTTCGACGATCACCCCGTCGACACGGGCGAGTTCATCGCCACCGTCAGCTCGGGTGACATCCCCGCCGCCCTCGCGATGGTTCCCTACCGGCTTCGCGACATGGCCGACGACGGACTCGGTCTGCTCACCGCGCTCGGTATCGGACGCGCCCACGTGGTCGGTGCCTCGATGGGCGGGATGATCGCCCAGACGATGGCCCTCTCCTCTCCGGAGCGGGTGCTGACCCTGACGTCGATGATGTCCTCGACCGGCGAGAGCGAGTACGGCCGGTCCACCCCGGAGGCCCAGGCGGTGGTGTCCGCCCCGAAGCCGGCGGACCGCGAGGGGTATGTCACGGCGGCGGAGAGGGAGTTGGTGTGGGCCTCCAAGCGCTACGGCGACGCCGCGGCGCTGCGTGAGCTGGCCGCCGCGAGTTACGACCGCTCGTACTACCCCGCGGGGATCGGGCGGCAGCTCGGCGCGATGGTCCTCGGCGGTTCACGCGCGGACGCCCTCCGTGAACTGCGGGTGCCGACGCTGGTGATACACGGCCTGGACGACACGCTGATCGCCCCCAGCGGCGGACAGCGCACGGCGGAGCTCGTACCGGGTGCGGAACTCCTGCTGCTCCCCGACATGGGCCACGACCGCCCCCGGGAGCTCTGGCCGAAGCTCATCGACGCCGTGGTGTCCCACACCGGCTGA
- a CDS encoding peptidoglycan recognition protein, with translation MRSKRRVWATAAVATAAVAGVLVFQGVTGTDGADGGVDAKSAPARVDVHENELKVSADGTTADLTQKEAAPFSLLGVTWTDPAAKVSGTVEARTRSVATGEWTGWLPLATDVDGRTETGQPGVRGTTEPRWVGASNGVEVRVTSRGTSSAGLPAGLRLDTVDPGTSGFDAETAAYAQDVKEGLTEDGESEEPTPADTASAPETPETPEPTATGDTSGSGGLTGSDSGEPTATPTATPTTAAPTTPAPTATTPSPTTPAPSATTASPSPTLTPGPVSTMPKPPIVGRAGWGADESLNDEAPEYTTSVKAVFVHHTAQTNDYSCADSPAIMRSLHAFHVRSNGWKDLGYNFIVDKCGTIFEGRKGGVDKPVFGAHTYGFNRETAGIAVIGMYTDTKAATAATTAVARLAAWKLGQYKGDPAGKTTLVAGATQKSGTGISYTAGETYTFNQISGHRDGFNTECPGTALYGQLGAIRTAAAGPVTGLAVSSVTGSSTSGSTTYTQSGVKVAWTATTPSALISRYELLVDGKVVATTNGSTTSATATLALGTHKVQVRATHASGKVSAPSAAATVVAEKTAPAFTTKPSLALSAGTVNTTAVPVTLKWKAADGIALKEVRLTAPAAKTYPATTTSAAQTAKPGVPTTWKMTAYDRAGNTAAASVIGTPVILQETSTTRTGTWTAKSSTSYLGGKSYSSSAKNASMTWTFTGRSAALVVSRASTSGQVYVYVDGKKTATVDLKSTTTKYRDAIWTTTWPAAAKHTVKLVVVGTSGRPAITTDGLVYLK, from the coding sequence GTGAGATCAAAGCGCAGAGTATGGGCCACGGCTGCCGTCGCGACGGCAGCCGTGGCGGGTGTTCTCGTGTTCCAGGGAGTCACCGGCACCGACGGCGCCGACGGGGGCGTGGACGCCAAGTCCGCCCCGGCGCGGGTCGACGTGCACGAGAACGAGCTCAAGGTGTCGGCGGACGGGACCACCGCTGACCTCACGCAGAAGGAAGCCGCGCCCTTCAGCCTGCTGGGCGTCACCTGGACGGATCCGGCGGCCAAGGTCTCCGGCACCGTCGAGGCCCGCACCCGCTCGGTGGCGACCGGCGAGTGGACCGGCTGGCTGCCGCTGGCGACCGACGTGGACGGGCGCACCGAGACCGGTCAGCCCGGCGTGCGGGGCACCACCGAGCCGCGCTGGGTCGGGGCGTCGAACGGTGTGGAGGTCCGGGTGACCTCCCGGGGCACGTCGTCCGCCGGCCTGCCCGCCGGTCTCCGCCTGGACACCGTCGATCCCGGCACCTCCGGGTTCGACGCGGAGACCGCCGCGTACGCGCAGGACGTGAAGGAAGGTCTCACCGAGGACGGCGAGAGCGAGGAGCCCACCCCGGCGGACACCGCGTCGGCCCCGGAGACCCCGGAGACCCCCGAGCCCACGGCGACGGGAGACACCTCGGGCTCCGGCGGGCTGACCGGCTCGGACTCCGGCGAGCCGACGGCGACCCCGACGGCGACCCCGACGACGGCGGCGCCCACGACCCCGGCGCCGACCGCGACCACTCCGTCCCCGACCACCCCGGCTCCGTCCGCGACGACGGCCTCTCCTTCGCCGACGCTGACGCCCGGACCGGTGTCCACGATGCCGAAGCCGCCGATCGTCGGCCGGGCGGGCTGGGGCGCGGACGAGAGCCTCAACGACGAGGCGCCGGAGTACACGACCTCCGTCAAGGCCGTCTTCGTGCACCACACCGCGCAGACCAACGACTACTCCTGTGCGGACTCCCCCGCCATCATGCGGAGCCTGCACGCCTTCCACGTCCGGTCGAACGGCTGGAAGGACCTGGGCTACAACTTCATCGTCGACAAGTGCGGGACCATCTTCGAGGGCCGCAAGGGCGGTGTCGACAAGCCGGTGTTCGGCGCCCACACCTACGGCTTCAACCGTGAGACGGCCGGTATCGCGGTCATCGGCATGTACACCGACACCAAGGCCGCGACCGCCGCGACCACGGCGGTGGCCCGGCTCGCCGCGTGGAAGCTCGGCCAGTACAAGGGCGACCCGGCCGGGAAGACGACGCTGGTGGCCGGCGCGACCCAGAAGAGCGGCACCGGCATCTCGTACACCGCCGGGGAGACCTACACCTTCAACCAGATCTCCGGTCACCGCGACGGCTTCAACACCGAGTGCCCCGGCACCGCGCTCTACGGGCAGTTGGGCGCGATCCGTACCGCCGCGGCGGGTCCGGTCACCGGACTGGCCGTCTCCTCGGTCACCGGGAGCAGCACCTCGGGCTCGACGACGTACACGCAGTCGGGCGTGAAGGTCGCCTGGACGGCCACCACCCCGTCCGCGCTGATCTCCAGGTACGAACTGCTGGTGGACGGCAAGGTCGTCGCGACCACGAACGGCTCCACCACCTCCGCCACGGCGACGCTCGCCCTCGGCACCCACAAGGTGCAGGTCCGCGCCACGCACGCGTCGGGCAAGGTGTCGGCGCCCTCGGCCGCCGCGACGGTGGTCGCCGAGAAGACGGCCCCCGCCTTCACCACCAAGCCCTCACTGGCGCTGAGCGCAGGTACGGTCAACACCACGGCCGTCCCCGTCACGTTGAAGTGGAAGGCCGCGGACGGGATCGCGCTCAAGGAGGTCCGGCTCACCGCACCGGCGGCGAAGACCTACCCGGCGACGACGACCAGCGCCGCCCAGACCGCCAAGCCGGGTGTGCCGACGACGTGGAAGATGACGGCGTACGACCGCGCGGGCAACACCGCCGCCGCCTCGGTGATCGGTACCCCGGTGATCCTCCAGGAGACCTCCACCACCCGGACGGGGACGTGGACGGCGAAGTCCTCGACGAGCTACCTCGGCGGGAAGTCGTACTCCAGCAGCGCCAAGAACGCGAGCATGACGTGGACGTTCACCGGCCGTTCGGCCGCGCTCGTCGTCTCGCGCGCCTCGACCTCGGGGCAGGTGTACGTCTACGTGGACGGGAAGAAGACGGCCACGGTGGACCTGAAGTCCACCACCACCAAGTACCGCGACGCGATCTGGACGACCACCTGGCCGGCCGCCGCCAAGCACACGGTGAAGCTGGTCGTGGTCGGCACGAGCGGCCGGCCCGCCATCACCACGGACGGGCTGGTCTACCTCAAGTAG
- a CDS encoding ATP-binding protein, producing the protein MAGLEGGEQSRAHGSATAARRVSVSDDEQAAHVLELYGNPTGEDGVRLPSRPESAATARRIASAVVLWQWKLSPQLAEYAVLLVSELVGNAVRHTGAQYFGLRMERRRGMIRIGVRDPSRGLPCLMPVREMDVSGRGLFLVDKLSDRWGVDLLPRGKITWFEMRISDRSDRSDR; encoded by the coding sequence ATGGCGGGCCTGGAGGGTGGGGAACAGTCGCGCGCGCACGGCAGTGCGACAGCGGCGCGGCGGGTATCGGTGTCGGACGACGAACAGGCAGCCCATGTACTGGAGTTGTACGGGAACCCGACCGGCGAGGACGGGGTGCGGCTGCCGTCCCGCCCGGAGTCCGCGGCGACGGCCCGCCGGATCGCGTCGGCCGTGGTGCTGTGGCAGTGGAAACTCTCCCCGCAACTCGCCGAGTACGCCGTACTGCTCGTCTCCGAACTCGTCGGCAACGCCGTACGGCACACCGGTGCGCAGTACTTCGGTCTGCGCATGGAGCGTCGCCGGGGCATGATCCGCATCGGGGTGCGCGACCCCTCGCGCGGTCTGCCGTGTCTGATGCCGGTGCGGGAGATGGATGTGAGCGGGCGGGGCCTCTTCCTCGTCGACAAGCTCTCCGACCGCTGGGGCGTCGACCTGCTGCCGCGCGGCAAGATCACCTGGTTCGAGATGCGGATCTCGGACCGCTCGGACCGCTCGGACCGCTGA
- a CDS encoding formylglycine-generating enzyme family protein → MSTSDRPCCAPGRTPHPPHASGAGPGPALLGIPPVPPPPGRARAAGHTMAELPGGTFWMGDAFDEGYRADHEGPARRVTVAPFGIDTTAVSNERFAAFVRATGHRTDAERFGSSFVFHRLVHPDARRHVVGTVPGAPWWLGVEGATWSAPEGPGSHVEDRADHPVVHVSHDDALAYCAWAGLRLPTEAEWEYAARGGLESARYPWGDEFTPGGEERCNTWLGDFPHRSDRPGGPGTVPVTAYPPNGHGLHNTSGNVWEWCSDAFGPGERVIRGGSYLCHASYCNRYRVAARSHNTPDSSTGHGGFRCARDA, encoded by the coding sequence ATGAGCACGTCCGACCGGCCCTGTTGCGCCCCCGGCCGCACCCCGCACCCCCCGCACGCGTCCGGCGCCGGCCCCGGCCCCGCCCTGCTCGGCATACCCCCCGTCCCGCCGCCCCCGGGTCGGGCGCGGGCGGCGGGGCACACCATGGCCGAACTACCCGGCGGGACCTTCTGGATGGGGGACGCCTTCGACGAGGGGTACCGGGCCGACCACGAGGGCCCGGCGCGCCGGGTCACCGTCGCTCCCTTCGGTATCGACACCACCGCCGTCAGCAACGAGCGGTTCGCCGCGTTCGTCCGGGCCACCGGACACCGCACCGACGCCGAACGCTTCGGCAGCTCCTTCGTCTTCCACCGGCTCGTCCACCCCGACGCCCGGCGCCACGTCGTCGGAACCGTCCCCGGGGCGCCCTGGTGGCTGGGCGTGGAGGGCGCCACCTGGTCGGCCCCCGAAGGGCCCGGCTCCCACGTCGAGGACCGCGCCGACCACCCCGTCGTCCACGTCTCCCACGACGACGCCCTCGCCTACTGCGCCTGGGCCGGCCTGCGGCTGCCCACCGAGGCGGAGTGGGAGTACGCGGCCCGGGGCGGGCTGGAGAGCGCCCGCTACCCGTGGGGCGACGAGTTCACCCCCGGCGGCGAGGAACGCTGCAACACCTGGCTGGGCGACTTCCCGCACCGCTCCGACCGGCCCGGCGGCCCCGGCACCGTACCCGTCACCGCCTACCCGCCCAACGGCCACGGCCTCCACAACACCTCGGGCAACGTATGGGAGTGGTGCTCCGACGCCTTCGGCCCCGGCGAACGCGTCATCCGCGGCGGCTCCTACCTCTGCCACGCCTCCTACTGCAACCGCTACCGGGTCGCCGCCCGCTCCCACAACACCCCCGACTCCTCCACCGGCCACGGCGGCTTCCGGTGCGCCCGCGACGCGTGA
- a CDS encoding carboxylesterase/lipase family protein encodes MRETHPDDRPSVTTATTLHGAVRGVRENGVTVFRGVPYAAPPVGARRFRAPEPPEPWPGVREAVAFGPTAPKRPYDPPLDVLLPDPEVPGDEWLNLNVWTPGTERSGPSGLPVLVWMHGGSLLHGSSAVPVYDGTAFARDGVVLVSVNYRLGIEGFGVFPDAPANLGLLDQLAALEWVRDNIAAFGGDPGLVTVAGESAGAVSVAALLAAPRAVGLFRRAVLQSGAPDAPAPEVGRRTTELVARRLGVPATAAALAAVAPSALLAAQSEVTRGGNPLTGRDAFHIVTDGELLPRDPAEALRAGAADGVDLLMGTNTEEYRLWFVPSGLTERLGRVRLRLALLRFGVPGATARVYRANRPGATPGELLGALATDLLLRVPLNVLADARVGAQGRTHLYEFGWRSPVRRLGACHALEIGFVFDTLAHPDAVALAGPHAPQELADAMHAAWVRFAATGDPGWAAWDARRPVMAFGPGAPAVVEAPRDDELRGWPPYRAAG; translated from the coding sequence ATGCGCGAGACACATCCGGACGACCGCCCGTCCGTCACCACCGCCACCACCCTCCACGGAGCCGTGCGCGGAGTCCGGGAGAACGGGGTGACGGTCTTCCGGGGCGTCCCGTACGCGGCGCCGCCCGTGGGTGCCCGCAGGTTCCGGGCTCCGGAGCCGCCCGAGCCGTGGCCGGGGGTGCGGGAGGCCGTGGCGTTCGGGCCGACCGCGCCCAAGCGCCCGTACGACCCGCCCCTGGACGTGCTGCTGCCGGACCCCGAGGTGCCCGGCGACGAGTGGCTCAACCTCAACGTGTGGACGCCCGGCACGGAACGGTCCGGGCCCTCCGGGCTGCCGGTCCTCGTCTGGATGCACGGCGGCTCGCTGCTGCACGGGTCCTCCGCCGTCCCGGTCTACGACGGCACCGCGTTCGCCCGGGACGGGGTGGTGCTGGTCTCCGTCAACTACCGCCTGGGGATCGAGGGGTTCGGCGTCTTCCCGGACGCCCCCGCCAATCTCGGGCTGCTCGACCAGCTGGCCGCCCTGGAGTGGGTACGGGACAACATCGCGGCGTTCGGGGGCGATCCGGGGCTGGTGACGGTGGCGGGCGAGTCGGCCGGGGCGGTGAGCGTCGCCGCGCTGCTCGCCGCGCCGAGGGCCGTGGGGCTGTTCCGGCGGGCGGTGCTGCAGAGCGGGGCGCCCGACGCCCCGGCGCCCGAGGTGGGGCGCCGTACGACGGAACTCGTCGCCCGGCGCCTGGGTGTTCCGGCGACGGCCGCGGCGCTGGCGGCCGTGGCACCGTCCGCGCTGCTGGCCGCGCAGAGCGAGGTGACCCGCGGCGGGAACCCGCTGACCGGCCGCGACGCCTTCCACATCGTGACCGACGGTGAGCTGCTCCCCCGCGATCCGGCCGAGGCGCTGCGCGCGGGTGCGGCGGACGGGGTGGACCTGCTGATGGGGACGAACACCGAGGAGTACCGTCTCTGGTTCGTGCCCAGCGGGCTCACCGAGCGCCTCGGGCGCGTCCGGCTGCGGCTGGCGCTCCTGAGGTTCGGGGTGCCGGGCGCGACGGCACGCGTGTACCGGGCCAACCGCCCGGGCGCGACACCGGGCGAGCTGCTCGGCGCGCTCGCGACGGACCTGCTGCTGCGGGTGCCCCTGAACGTCCTGGCTGACGCGCGGGTGGGCGCCCAAGGCCGCACGCACCTCTACGAGTTCGGCTGGCGCTCCCCCGTGCGGCGGCTCGGTGCCTGCCACGCCCTGGAGATCGGCTTCGTCTTCGACACCCTGGCCCACCCGGACGCCGTGGCGCTGGCCGGTCCGCACGCCCCGCAGGAGCTGGCGGACGCGATGCACGCGGCCTGGGTACGGTTCGCGGCCACCGGCGATCCGGGGTGGGCCGCCTGGGACGCGCGGCGGCCGGTGATGGCGTTCGGTCCGGGCGCACCCGCCGTGGTGGAGGCGCCCAGGGACGACGAGCTGCGCGGCTGGCCACCGTACCGCGCGGCGGGCTGA
- a CDS encoding terpene synthase family protein, with protein sequence MPFSSAGCNPGLEKTKEAAWKWADHHGVELSPVARKKMIRTRPELWISLIFPSASQQHLDLFCQWLFWAFLVDDEFDDGPAGRDPRMCGSAITRLVDVLDGAVPHSAMELALEELRNRTYRGRSAAWVRQFRRDTVAWLWTYYAEAVERAAGQVPSRAEFVKHRRDSVAMQPFLDLHEITAGIDLTDAARSLPAYIALRDAVTDHSGLCNDICSFEKEAAMGYEHNAVRLIQRDRGCTLQEAVDEAAIQLARITERVRRAERALAEEMDAAKIEGAERVALERCVRDYRGLVRGDFDYHARAERYTRPDLVEPEERSELSRFFAA encoded by the coding sequence ATGCCGTTTTCCAGCGCCGGCTGCAATCCGGGCCTGGAGAAAACCAAGGAGGCCGCCTGGAAATGGGCTGACCACCATGGCGTGGAACTCTCCCCGGTGGCCCGGAAGAAGATGATCAGAACCCGGCCGGAGCTGTGGATCTCCCTCATCTTCCCGTCCGCCTCCCAGCAGCACCTCGACCTCTTCTGCCAATGGCTCTTCTGGGCTTTTCTGGTGGACGACGAATTCGACGACGGACCTGCCGGGCGCGACCCCCGGATGTGCGGGAGCGCGATCACCCGCCTCGTGGACGTACTCGACGGGGCCGTACCGCACTCCGCCATGGAACTGGCCCTGGAGGAACTGCGGAACCGCACGTACCGCGGGCGCTCGGCCGCCTGGGTACGGCAGTTCCGCCGGGACACCGTGGCCTGGCTCTGGACGTACTACGCCGAGGCGGTCGAGCGCGCCGCCGGACAGGTGCCGTCCCGGGCCGAGTTCGTGAAACACCGGCGGGATTCCGTGGCGATGCAGCCTTTTCTCGATCTCCACGAGATCACGGCCGGCATCGATCTCACGGACGCGGCCCGGAGCCTTCCCGCGTACATCGCGCTCCGGGACGCGGTGACCGACCATTCGGGTCTCTGCAACGACATCTGCTCCTTCGAGAAGGAGGCGGCGATGGGCTACGAACACAACGCCGTCCGCCTCATCCAGCGCGACCGCGGCTGCACGCTCCAGGAGGCGGTCGACGAGGCCGCCATCCAGCTCGCCCGGATAACGGAACGGGTGCGGCGCGCGGAAAGGGCCCTGGCCGAGGAAATGGACGCGGCCAAAATAGAGGGCGCGGAACGAGTCGCCCTCGAACGGTGCGTACGGGACTACCGCGGTCTCGTGCGGGGCGATTTCGACTACCACGCGCGGGCCGAGCGCTACACCAGGCCGGACCTGGTGGAGCCCGAGGAACGGAGCGAACTCTCCCGGTTCTTCGCGGCGTGA
- a CDS encoding enoyl-CoA hydratase/isomerase family protein encodes MTVTLEVQDGVGTIRLDRPPMNALDVATQDRLKELAEEAARRDDVRAVVIHGGEKVFAAGADIKEMRDMDHAAMVVRSRALQDSFTAVARIPKPVVAAVTGYALGGGCELALCADFRIAGDNAKLGQPEILLGVIPGAGGTQRLARLVGPSRAKDLIFTGRHVRADEALAIGLVDRVVPAAEVYEQAHAWASALAKGPALALRAAKEAVDAGLETDLDTGLTIERTLFAGLFATEDRETGMRSFMEDGPGKATFR; translated from the coding sequence ATGACCGTAACCCTCGAAGTACAGGACGGCGTCGGCACGATCCGGCTGGACCGGCCGCCGATGAACGCGTTGGACGTGGCCACCCAGGACCGGCTGAAGGAGCTGGCCGAGGAGGCGGCCCGGCGCGACGACGTGCGCGCCGTGGTGATCCACGGAGGAGAGAAGGTGTTCGCGGCGGGAGCGGACATCAAGGAGATGCGGGACATGGACCACGCGGCGATGGTCGTACGTTCCCGGGCCCTCCAGGACTCCTTCACCGCCGTGGCCCGCATCCCCAAACCGGTGGTCGCCGCCGTCACCGGCTACGCCCTCGGAGGCGGCTGCGAGCTGGCGCTCTGCGCCGACTTCCGGATCGCCGGTGACAACGCGAAGCTCGGCCAGCCGGAGATCCTGCTCGGGGTGATCCCGGGGGCGGGCGGTACCCAGCGCCTCGCCCGGCTCGTCGGCCCCTCGCGGGCCAAGGACCTGATCTTCACCGGCCGGCACGTACGGGCGGACGAGGCCCTGGCCATCGGTCTGGTCGACCGGGTGGTCCCGGCGGCCGAGGTGTACGAGCAGGCGCACGCCTGGGCCTCGGCCCTGGCGAAGGGGCCGGCGCTGGCGCTGCGGGCGGCGAAGGAGGCGGTGGACGCGGGTCTGGAGACGGACCTCGACACCGGACTCACCATCGAACGGACCCTGTTCGCGGGGCTGTTCGCCACCGAGGACCGGGAGACCGGCATGCGCAGCTTCATGGAGGACGGGCCGGGGAAGGCCACCTTCCGCTGA